GCTCGGCTGGCGTCCGCTGGTTGAAGGTGGGTGCGAGGAGGGTGCCCACGGTTTCGCCCCGCACCTGACCGGTGGCGGGGTCCTGCGTCATCAGCCGACCTGCGAAGCGGTCCTTCGCCGCTACGGTCAGGGGGGTGAGCAACTTCGCGGTGTGCCTGCGGGAAGTGACCACGCGAGAACCTCTTCGTTCCACGGCGACATATGTGATCCCGTTTGGTTTCAGACTGTGTCGATTATGCCCGGTTATGATCCGTATCACAACCACCGCCTGTCGCGGGCGTTCGCTCGGGGGTCGCCGGCACGGATAGTCCGTGGTCCGTGGTTTCGCTACGGTGAGAGGTGTGACGGCAATAGGGGGAAGGCAATACGGCGGGCGTGCCGTCGTAGAGCGGAAGGCCGAGCGGCGCCAGCGGTTTCTCGAGGCGGCGACCCGGATCTTCGCCGACCGCGGCTACGCGAACTGCTCGCTGGCCGACGTGTGTGCCGCCGCGGGCCTGTCCAAGCGGCAGTTCTACGAGGAGTTCCAGACCAGGGAGGACGTGCTGGTCGCGGCCTACGACCGGATCCAGGACGAGGCCGTCGCCGCGGTGCTGGCGAGGATTGGTGAGCTCGACCCCCGATTCGACCTGGCCGCCGCGATGACCGCCGTGGTCACCGCGTATCTCGAATCGATCGGCTCCGACCCGTATCGAGCCGGGGTCGCCTTCGTCGAAGTGGTCGGAGTGAGCGACCGGATGGAGCGGCACCGCCGCGTGCGGCGGCACGCCTGGGCGTCGGTGCTGGAGTCCGCCGTTGTCCCGGTCGTCGCGCCCGGCGCGCGGGTGCGTGGCGGTCCCGGTTGGGCTGCGAGCGCTCTCATCGGTGCGATCAATGGGCTCGCGCACGAGTGGGTCCTCGCCGATCCGCGTCCGACGGTCACCGAGCTGGTGGATCTTCTGGTCCCGGTCGCGCTGTCGCTGATCGAGGGGCCGGGGGTGGCTCAGTCGCCGCGCATGGCGTAATCGGCCGGGCCTCCGGTTGCTGGCGCGGGCCACAAGCCGCCCGGCGAGCCGATCGAGCCGATCCACGGCCAGGTCGGCGCCGAGGGGTGCCTCGTGCCAAGGGGTGCAGCTGCGGCTTACCAATGCCGGCGCAGCCGCGATCGACCGGGTCCTAGCCGCCTGGTGGCGCTGGCTCGGCAGCAGGCTGGACGACTGGGACTACGCGGACCCGGCTGATCGCGCGCTGCTCGACCGAAGCGCTGGGAAGCATCGCGACGAAGCTGATCGAGGACGAGGCGCGCGAGCAGGAAAGTGTGGTCGTCGGACGCTTGCGGCCGATTACTCGCTTGCGTATATTCGTATGCGAGTAATGAGGAGGTGCCGTGGCCAAGAAGCGCAAGGTGAACAACTTGCTCGCACTCGCGGTGCTCTCCGCGATCGTCGAGCGCCCGATGCACCGGTACGAGATCGCGCAGACCCTGCGGGACCGGGGCAAAGAGCACGACATGGATATCAAGTGGGGCTCGCTCTACACCGTCGTGCAAAACATGGAGAAGGTCGGCTTCCTCGAGGTCGTCGGCAGCGAGCGCGACGGTGCACGGCCGGAGCGGGTGATCTATCGGATCACCGACGTGGGTCGTGCCGAGATGGCCGACTGGACCAGGGAATTGCTCGCCACCCCCGAACCGGAACATCACCGGTTCGTCGCGGGCCTGTCCATTCTCGCGGTGCTGCCGCCTGCGGAGGTGATCGAGCTGCTGGACCGGCGTCTCGACGCGCTGGGGCATCACGTCGAGGCTGTCCGCCGCGAACTCGACGAACTCGCCGCCGCGAAGCTGCCGCGACTGTTCGTCGTCGAGTCCGAATTCGGGCTCGCGATGCTGGAAGCCGAAGCGGCATGGACGCGTTCGCTGCGCGACGAGCTGAACGAGGGCACCTTCCCCGGACTGACGCAGTGGCGGGACTGGCACGAGCGTGGCATGGACCCGTCCGAAGTCGCCGAGCTGGTGGAGAGGGGGATGACCCAGAACTAGCCGAAAACCGGACCCGGCGGGGTGCGGCAACACCGCCGCCGGGCCCGATCGAACAGTCTCGAACCGTGCCCGCGAACGCGCACCCGGCTACAAGGCTGGCAACCACAGGATAACCAGGTGGATGACGCGCGGATCGGTTCGGGAATCGCAACCCGTATCGCACAGATCCTGGAGACACCTATGTCCACAACACGTACCGCCCTCGTGATCGGCGGCGGCATCGCCGGACCCGTCGTCGCGACAGCCCTCCGCAAAGCGGGCATCGAAGCCCGCGTCTACGAGGCCTATCCCGGCCCGTCCTATGGCATCGGCAGTGGGCTCGCGCTGGCGCCGAATGGCGTCGCCGCCCTCGACCTCATCGGCGCGGGCGATCCCGTGCGCGACATCGCGCTGCCTGTCACGGGGATGAACATGTCCGTCGGCGGCAAGCTCTTGCAGATGCCCGGTCTGGCCGATGTCCCGCCCCTACAAGTGGTCGATCGCAGCGAACTGCACCGGGCGTTGCACCAGCACGCGGTCGCCGCCGGCGTCCCCTTCGAGTACAACAAGCGCCTGGCCGACGTGCGCGAGGGCAACTCGGGTATCACCGCCCGGTTCGCCGACGGGAGCGCGTCCACCGCGGACGTGCTCATCGGCGCCGACGGCATCCGCTCGACGGTGCGCGACCTGATCGACCCGAACGCGCCAGGTCCCGACTACCTCGGCATGCTCGGCTTCGGCGCGATCACCGAGTGTGACGCCGACGTACGGCCCGACACCATGACTTTCGCATTCGGCAAGCGGGCGTACTACCTCTACTGGCCGACCGCAGACGGGAGGGTGGCGTGGGGCGCCAACCTGCCGCACAAGGAGTACTTGTCGCTCACCGCGGCACGGGCTATCCCGAAAACGCACTGG
The DNA window shown above is from Nocardia sp. NBC_01730 and carries:
- a CDS encoding FAD-dependent oxidoreductase, translating into MSTTRTALVIGGGIAGPVVATALRKAGIEARVYEAYPGPSYGIGSGLALAPNGVAALDLIGAGDPVRDIALPVTGMNMSVGGKLLQMPGLADVPPLQVVDRSELHRALHQHAVAAGVPFEYNKRLADVREGNSGITARFADGSASTADVLIGADGIRSTVRDLIDPNAPGPDYLGMLGFGAITECDADVRPDTMTFAFGKRAYYLYWPTADGRVAWGANLPHKEYLSLTAARAIPKTHWLEILRETYRDDNPGGELARRTTEDQLEVVGALHIMPPVPHWYRGRMVLVGDAVHAPSNSSGQGASLAIESAIQLARCLRDLPTPAEAFAVYERLRRGRVEGVAARAAKINHSKTPGPVARKAMQVLMPLMVKTLMNPEKTMGPEQRYRIDWDAPADDELATSSV
- a CDS encoding TetR/AcrR family transcriptional regulator → MTAIGGRQYGGRAVVERKAERRQRFLEAATRIFADRGYANCSLADVCAAAGLSKRQFYEEFQTREDVLVAAYDRIQDEAVAAVLARIGELDPRFDLAAAMTAVVTAYLESIGSDPYRAGVAFVEVVGVSDRMERHRRVRRHAWASVLESAVVPVVAPGARVRGGPGWAASALIGAINGLAHEWVLADPRPTVTELVDLLVPVALSLIEGPGVAQSPRMA
- a CDS encoding PadR family transcriptional regulator; the protein is MAKKRKVNNLLALAVLSAIVERPMHRYEIAQTLRDRGKEHDMDIKWGSLYTVVQNMEKVGFLEVVGSERDGARPERVIYRITDVGRAEMADWTRELLATPEPEHHRFVAGLSILAVLPPAEVIELLDRRLDALGHHVEAVRRELDELAAAKLPRLFVVESEFGLAMLEAEAAWTRSLRDELNEGTFPGLTQWRDWHERGMDPSEVAELVERGMTQN